From a single Sphingopyxis sp. DBS4 genomic region:
- a CDS encoding GNAT family N-acetyltransferase, with the protein MTYEIVPATEALLVEVEGWLDAEEAAHQTGEAAYVANGYEGDVPPRGFRVNWDTTKGRWREGGGIDILLVDGDAVGFQGHGIFEIRPDLRRKGYGRILAEFMIARAYDEGWSVFEIGIAPWTAEPFWQSMGFTIVPDRPDRGAGTFAYRILSRSFTLSGGERIPFLIGFFTRDERYEDEPRPFATFSGLGERVADGTIQLPERAYCFNPLEETSLNDFVRVEVDGEELHFEKLKRDSSAAIGLECDGAYTYFMDKIRPT; encoded by the coding sequence ATGACCTATGAAATCGTCCCGGCAACCGAAGCGCTCCTGGTTGAAGTCGAAGGATGGCTCGACGCCGAAGAAGCCGCCCACCAGACGGGCGAGGCAGCCTATGTGGCGAACGGCTATGAGGGCGATGTTCCGCCGCGCGGGTTCCGGGTGAATTGGGACACCACTAAGGGGCGTTGGCGCGAGGGGGGTGGCATCGACATTCTTTTGGTCGACGGGGATGCGGTGGGGTTCCAAGGTCATGGGATATTCGAGATCAGACCGGACCTCCGGCGCAAGGGCTATGGCCGAATTCTCGCAGAATTTATGATCGCGCGGGCTTATGACGAGGGATGGTCTGTCTTCGAAATTGGGATCGCGCCTTGGACGGCGGAGCCCTTCTGGCAGAGCATGGGTTTCACGATCGTCCCGGATCGCCCCGATCGCGGCGCCGGGACTTTCGCTTACAGAATTCTTTCTCGTTCATTTACCTTGAGCGGTGGCGAACGCATCCCGTTCTTGATCGGATTTTTCACGAGAGACGAGAGATACGAAGATGAGCCTCGCCCCTTTGCCACCTTCTCCGGTCTCGGCGAACGCGTTGCTGACGGGACCATTCAATTGCCCGAGAGGGCCTATTGCTTCAATCCGCTGGAGGAGACCAGTCTGAACGATTTTGTTCGGGTCGAGGTCGACGGTGAAGAGTTGCATTTTGAAAAGCTGAAGCGGGATTCAAGCGCGGCAATCGGGCTGGAGTGCGATGGCGCTTATACCTATTTCATGGACAAGATTCGACCGACATAG
- a CDS encoding tyrosine-type recombinase/integrase, with product MTELAPLPSSLEAVLAAHGRLVDWSKARPLAIEAAADAMAPATKAAIVADLKCYLRWCMLQRPIATAVPATPETLVLYLRWLSRSTDTRAAAKPATLARRLASIARVHRILGYGDTEALPTQAGMVRDTLKGIRRKVGTRQRQAAPLRYGQAMSSADIEPEGLTIESLLAACGDDLVGLRDAALCSMAYDAGLRVSELVAAKVEDLRLLADRSGRLEIRRSKTDQEGEGSVVWLSAETMRRLSLWLSASAIADGAVFRRINILTLKGADDGETILRHHVGSNGLTRQGVVSILRSRATKAIADGHAAIEPGQDPVAALSAHSFRVGLTQDLFAAGEDGAGIALALRWSSPTTALGYARELAAGSNAAARVIGRVRS from the coding sequence ATGACCGAGCTCGCGCCGCTGCCGTCGTCGCTCGAGGCGGTCCTCGCCGCGCATGGCCGCCTAGTCGACTGGAGCAAGGCGAGGCCGCTCGCGATCGAGGCGGCGGCCGATGCGATGGCGCCGGCGACCAAGGCGGCGATCGTCGCCGACCTGAAATGTTATCTGCGCTGGTGCATGTTGCAGCGGCCGATCGCGACCGCGGTGCCCGCCACCCCCGAAACCCTCGTTCTCTATCTTCGCTGGCTGTCGCGATCGACCGATACTCGCGCGGCCGCCAAACCGGCGACCCTTGCGCGGCGCCTCGCGAGCATCGCGCGTGTTCACCGGATCCTCGGCTATGGCGACACCGAAGCCTTGCCGACGCAGGCGGGCATGGTCCGCGATACGCTGAAGGGCATTCGTCGCAAGGTTGGGACGCGCCAGCGCCAGGCCGCTCCGCTCCGCTACGGTCAAGCGATGTCGTCGGCCGACATCGAGCCGGAGGGGCTGACGATCGAAAGCTTGCTCGCGGCGTGCGGCGACGATCTCGTCGGGCTGCGCGATGCGGCGCTCTGCTCAATGGCCTATGATGCGGGGCTGCGCGTGTCCGAGCTGGTGGCAGCAAAGGTGGAAGATCTTCGCCTGCTTGCTGACCGCAGCGGTCGGCTCGAGATACGGCGTTCGAAAACCGACCAGGAGGGGGAGGGGAGTGTCGTGTGGCTCTCGGCCGAGACTATGCGCCGGCTCTCCCTCTGGCTGTCCGCCAGCGCGATCGCCGACGGTGCCGTGTTCCGGCGTATCAACATTCTGACACTTAAGGGCGCCGACGATGGCGAGACAATCTTGCGGCATCATGTCGGGTCGAACGGCCTGACGCGGCAGGGTGTCGTCTCGATCCTGCGTAGCCGCGCTACGAAAGCAATCGCCGACGGCCATGCCGCGATCGAACCCGGGCAGGACCCGGTGGCGGCGCTCAGCGCGCATTCGTTCCGCGTCGGGCTTACTCAGGACCTGTTCGCCGCCGGCGAGGACGGCGCGGGGATCGCGCTGGCGCTACGCTGGTCTTCGCCGACAACCGCGCTCGGTTACGCGCGCGAGCTTGCCGCCGGCAGCAATGCCGCGGCGCGCGTGATCGGTAGAGTCAGGAGCTGA
- a CDS encoding ParB/RepB/Spo0J family partition protein, whose product MTSKNKSFVADLAAGMEPAATSPVERQSRLGVGVLGSRTNRLADLASGAVVDIPQELVDPARCRIWERHNRDYAALNEERCADLIETIVAQGKQEFPAIVRRVTGDPDHDYEVISGARRHWTVSWLRANNYPDIRYLIEIRSLTDEQAFRVSDLENRAREDLTDVERARDYLKALDFYYSGKQKAMAQRLNQSEAWLSRYLDLARLPNELMIAFPDPFELKISHVGTLKPILKPDDSRARVLAEASRLARARAEGETNVPVTVPDILRALVAAAASEPRRNAASKAPPKKTGSPEGVFLSGAGVLLLRVEKKDRKGISVTLFPKSGGSRAEAETAMQKLLDQHWPK is encoded by the coding sequence ATGACCTCCAAGAACAAGAGCTTTGTCGCTGACTTGGCCGCGGGAATGGAGCCTGCGGCCACCTCGCCCGTTGAACGCCAGAGTCGGCTCGGCGTCGGAGTTCTGGGCAGCCGAACGAATCGGCTGGCGGATCTCGCATCCGGCGCTGTCGTCGACATTCCCCAGGAACTCGTCGACCCAGCGCGGTGTCGAATCTGGGAACGTCACAATCGCGACTATGCGGCGCTAAATGAGGAGCGGTGCGCAGATCTTATCGAGACCATCGTTGCACAGGGCAAGCAGGAGTTTCCTGCTATCGTCCGCCGCGTAACGGGTGACCCGGATCATGATTATGAAGTCATCTCGGGCGCTCGGCGCCACTGGACCGTCTCTTGGCTACGCGCCAACAACTATCCCGACATTCGTTACCTCATCGAGATCCGGAGCCTCACGGACGAACAGGCCTTCCGAGTTTCCGATCTCGAGAACAGGGCCCGGGAAGATCTTACCGATGTCGAGCGGGCGCGAGACTATCTGAAAGCTCTCGATTTCTATTACAGCGGAAAGCAGAAGGCGATGGCGCAACGCCTGAACCAGAGCGAGGCGTGGCTCAGTCGCTATCTTGATCTGGCTCGCTTGCCGAACGAACTGATGATCGCATTCCCCGATCCATTCGAGCTTAAGATTTCGCATGTCGGTACCTTGAAGCCAATTCTGAAGCCCGACGATTCTCGAGCTAGAGTTCTTGCAGAAGCGTCCCGCCTTGCCCGGGCTCGGGCCGAAGGCGAGACAAACGTTCCGGTGACAGTCCCTGATATTCTTCGAGCGTTGGTCGCCGCCGCCGCCTCAGAGCCGAGACGCAACGCAGCGAGTAAGGCCCCCCCCAAAAAGACAGGTTCGCCCGAAGGGGTATTCCTGTCGGGCGCCGGGGTGCTGTTACTGCGTGTCGAAAAGAAGGACAGGAAAGGCATCAGTGTCACTCTGTTTCCAAAGAGCGGAGGAAGTCGCGCTGAGGCGGAGACCGCGATGCAGAAGCTCCTTGATCAACATTGGCCCAAATAG
- a CDS encoding AAA family ATPase, translating into MATSVDQVRIAETLDVGALAARTSSVLERLRDSARSARADERREPTFPIGKAAELVGRTTAAIREAESDGRLVAPTRGENNRRHAYSLAQLNDMRGTFGTRPWRAPSDPVSILAVQNFKGGVGKSTTAVHLAQNLAIRGYRVLLIDCDSQASATTLFGYVPDLDLSEDETLYPYLREGERETLEYAIKKTHFDGLDLIPANLRLFQSEYELAARMARGQGALLNRLAQGVASVSDLYDVIILDPPPALGAISLSVLRAANALVVPVPPTVMDFSSTAAFLAMLDETIQELEAVDLAPQLSFLRFLASKVDDTKSMQKGLLELMRQVFGNAMIRTPLKDSAEIDNATARLMTVYELNGPMTSKQVRDRCLTYLDGVCGEIEIDIRATWPSHLPRLRKEGLA; encoded by the coding sequence ATGGCTACGTCGGTGGATCAGGTTCGCATAGCCGAGACACTGGACGTGGGCGCACTTGCTGCGCGTACATCGTCGGTACTCGAACGCTTGCGCGACTCTGCGCGTTCCGCGCGAGCGGATGAGCGGCGCGAGCCGACGTTCCCGATCGGCAAAGCTGCTGAACTCGTTGGACGCACCACCGCCGCCATCCGGGAGGCAGAATCCGATGGACGCCTCGTTGCCCCGACCCGGGGTGAGAACAATCGGCGCCATGCCTACAGTCTCGCCCAGCTCAACGACATGCGCGGAACGTTCGGGACCCGCCCTTGGCGCGCTCCGTCCGATCCAGTGTCAATTCTGGCGGTGCAGAACTTCAAGGGCGGTGTTGGCAAGAGTACGACGGCGGTCCATTTGGCCCAGAATCTTGCGATCCGGGGCTATCGCGTCCTGTTGATCGACTGCGACAGTCAGGCCTCGGCAACAACGCTGTTCGGTTACGTGCCTGACCTTGATCTGAGCGAGGACGAGACGCTTTATCCCTACCTGCGCGAGGGTGAACGCGAGACGCTCGAGTATGCGATAAAGAAGACCCATTTCGACGGTCTCGACCTGATCCCCGCGAACCTGCGCTTGTTCCAATCTGAATATGAGCTGGCTGCACGCATGGCGCGAGGGCAGGGCGCGCTTCTGAACCGCCTTGCGCAGGGTGTCGCGTCGGTCTCCGATCTCTATGACGTCATCATCTTGGACCCACCGCCGGCGCTTGGCGCGATCTCCTTGTCGGTGCTGAGGGCTGCGAACGCGCTTGTTGTGCCTGTTCCCCCAACGGTGATGGATTTTTCGTCTACTGCAGCATTCCTCGCGATGCTCGATGAAACAATTCAAGAGCTTGAGGCGGTCGATCTTGCGCCTCAACTCTCCTTCTTGCGGTTCCTCGCGTCGAAGGTTGACGATACCAAGTCAATGCAGAAGGGGCTACTGGAGCTGATGCGGCAGGTTTTCGGCAATGCGATGATCCGCACACCGCTTAAGGATTCTGCGGAGATCGACAACGCGACTGCCCGGCTAATGACAGTCTACGAGCTCAACGGACCGATGACGAGTAAGCAAGTCCGCGATCGCTGCCTGACTTATCTGGATGGGGTCTGTGGGGAGATCGAGATCGATATCCGAGCGACCTGGCCAAGTCATTTGCCGCGCCTGCGGAAGGAGGGCCTCGCATGA
- a CDS encoding replication initiation protein, which produces MRVAAALARKGGEEFVKPGRLVEVRFVRGQSLSLTASRLLALMILTAGGDAWRDVSHRMRKSDIRRGHKGNERIVDMLEELHRTLFAEDDKSWRGKRATKRFSLIQASWEEVEDEGKETGWIEWQFTPDARRLIQESQTYAVMNRQAVLGFRSAYSLKLYEEGALRLHRRQPVWKVDMVGLRAALGIDPEKYADFAQLRRKVLLVAKAEIDQLAHFTVEWDEIRRGRAVTELIFRFAPKDAPAQIETVDELARHTSGRKARREDSVEEIAIAGPTVAPELIGRLVADAASKLAAPDREPREKFAAFPSGSLRYGGEEFYKVGVEHGGGWDVDGIAEAYRKEMGNRLVSLKGVKLERSWRGFCESYFSRRGRP; this is translated from the coding sequence ATGCGGGTTGCTGCGGCACTCGCCCGCAAAGGCGGTGAGGAGTTCGTCAAGCCAGGCCGGCTCGTCGAAGTTCGTTTCGTTCGTGGCCAGTCGCTCAGCTTGACGGCCTCTCGCCTTCTCGCGCTGATGATCCTTACGGCAGGCGGCGATGCTTGGCGTGATGTGTCGCATCGAATGCGCAAGTCGGATATTCGACGCGGTCACAAGGGGAATGAGCGGATCGTCGACATGCTCGAGGAGCTTCATCGCACCTTGTTCGCTGAGGATGACAAGTCTTGGCGGGGGAAACGGGCGACCAAGCGTTTCAGTCTCATTCAGGCTTCGTGGGAGGAAGTCGAGGACGAGGGCAAGGAGACCGGTTGGATCGAGTGGCAGTTCACCCCGGATGCGCGGCGCCTCATCCAGGAATCGCAGACCTATGCGGTAATGAATCGACAGGCCGTTCTCGGCTTCCGGTCGGCCTATTCACTCAAACTCTATGAAGAAGGTGCGTTGCGGCTGCATCGGCGGCAACCGGTTTGGAAGGTCGATATGGTTGGCCTTCGGGCCGCGCTGGGAATCGATCCCGAGAAATATGCCGATTTCGCTCAGTTGCGGCGCAAGGTGTTGCTGGTGGCGAAAGCCGAAATCGACCAGCTCGCGCATTTCACTGTGGAGTGGGACGAGATCCGACGGGGCAGGGCGGTGACGGAGTTGATCTTCCGTTTCGCCCCAAAGGATGCACCGGCCCAAATCGAAACCGTTGACGAACTGGCGCGTCACACCTCGGGCCGTAAGGCTCGACGGGAGGATAGCGTCGAGGAGATCGCGATCGCAGGGCCAACTGTCGCCCCGGAGCTGATCGGGAGGCTCGTTGCCGACGCGGCGTCGAAGCTGGCGGCGCCGGACCGTGAGCCGCGCGAAAAGTTTGCGGCCTTTCCATCGGGGTCGCTCCGATATGGCGGAGAAGAGTTCTACAAGGTCGGCGTAGAGCATGGCGGCGGGTGGGATGTCGATGGCATCGCGGAGGCGTATCGCAAGGAGATGGGGAATCGTCTGGTATCCCTGAAGGGTGTGAAGTTGGAGCGGTCGTGGCGTGGCTTCTGCGAGTCCTATTTCTCACGCCGAGGACGACCTTGA
- a CDS encoding OB-fold nucleic acid binding domain-containing protein produces the protein MVPCSTLDGVRDGGYVWLAGLIPVRQRPGSAKGVMFITIDDETGIANLIVWPRMFEENRRLVMGARLLGIYGQVQREGEAVHVIVKKLVNLSDILDTLTQRDGSFRLALGRADGAMSGGGPDRGGGKCQLPNS, from the coding sequence ATGGTTCCCTGCAGCACGCTCGATGGCGTCCGGGACGGCGGCTATGTTTGGCTCGCCGGGCTCATCCCCGTCCGTCAGCGTCCGGGCTCAGCAAAGGGCGTCATGTTCATCACGATCGACGACGAGACGGGCATCGCCAATCTGATCGTCTGGCCGCGAATGTTCGAAGAAAATCGGCGCCTCGTCATGGGCGCGCGCCTGCTCGGCATCTATGGCCAGGTCCAGCGCGAAGGCGAGGCGGTCCATGTGATCGTTAAGAAGCTCGTGAACCTTTCGGACATCCTCGACACGCTCACCCAGCGCGATGGGTCGTTCCGCTTGGCGCTGGGGCGCGCCGATGGCGCGATGAGCGGTGGAGGACCCGATAGGGGAGGGGGCAAGTGCCAGCTCCCGAACTCATAA
- a CDS encoding DUF1810 domain-containing protein: protein MTDEFSLDRFVEVQVLAYAPALAEIRRGAKRTHWMWWIFPQLAELGRSSTAQQFAIHSVKEARAYLDHPILGPRYLECVTALQDLNTSDADAVFGEIDTRKLCSSLTLFELAYPHPLFGAALDRWFGGVRDTRTLRLLGKA from the coding sequence ATGACTGACGAATTTTCGCTCGATCGCTTTGTGGAGGTCCAGGTCCTCGCCTATGCTCCTGCGCTCGCGGAAATACGGCGAGGTGCGAAGCGGACACATTGGATGTGGTGGATATTTCCTCAGCTTGCGGAGCTAGGGCGAAGCTCGACAGCGCAGCAATTTGCGATTCACTCGGTGAAGGAGGCTCGGGCCTATCTGGACCATCCGATTCTAGGTCCACGTTATCTGGAATGCGTGACAGCCCTGCAGGACCTCAATACCAGCGATGCGGATGCAGTCTTCGGAGAGATTGACACAAGGAAACTATGCTCGTCACTCACTCTGTTCGAACTGGCCTATCCGCATCCACTATTTGGCGCGGCTCTTGATCGGTGGTTTGGCGGCGTGCGGGACACGAGGACGTTGCGGTTGCTCGGGAAAGCATGA
- a CDS encoding sigma factor-like helix-turn-helix DNA-binding protein: MITRQIVELLQQLLHALEDGKLVGMVFQRRVRRRELAARVAAELKRLTAPAHPAIQEARERWATTSFLRIDQDERVIEVNPNGTSWVRAWVKISTAFPTRADTPDRRRFEAALADMPEEMRQIFLAHALDGLPYKTIAEQLHVDVAQVQLQIGLALARLDEAVAEAGEKSV, encoded by the coding sequence ATGATCACCCGCCAAATAGTCGAGCTTCTCCAGCAACTCCTCCATGCTCTTGAAGACGGCAAACTCGTCGGAATGGTTTTTCAGCGCCGGGTTCGACGGCGAGAACTCGCCGCACGCGTAGCCGCGGAACTAAAACGTCTCACGGCACCCGCCCATCCAGCAATACAGGAAGCGCGCGAACGATGGGCGACCACATCATTCCTCAGAATTGATCAGGATGAGCGGGTAATCGAGGTCAACCCGAACGGAACGAGTTGGGTTCGCGCCTGGGTGAAAATTTCGACTGCATTTCCTACCCGAGCGGACACGCCGGATCGTCGACGGTTCGAAGCTGCATTAGCTGACATGCCGGAGGAGATGCGCCAAATATTTCTCGCACACGCGCTGGACGGACTGCCATATAAAACAATCGCCGAGCAACTGCATGTAGATGTTGCGCAAGTGCAATTGCAGATCGGACTGGCGTTGGCCCGACTGGACGAGGCGGTGGCAGAGGCCGGGGAGAAATCCGTATAG
- a CDS encoding GntR family transcriptional regulator, with protein MMLSSPATSSRVYALLKDDILRGRFAPRTTLIERSLADDYGTSVTPIRNAASQLVGERLLTPHAGGGYEIPNIGVTELRDLYFWHGHLVRSALNPKRIDAKPAVQMVVDPLPELTTPASIATATARLFSAIAAVSSSGELACAVASAGERLSAARLRETVVLNGVADELRAVQALTVQGRWPDLVRSIWAYHRRRQRRVIEIAAAVGSPDRDDLSF; from the coding sequence ATGATGCTTTCCAGCCCAGCCACCTCGTCCCGTGTATACGCGCTCCTGAAGGACGACATCCTTCGTGGCCGCTTCGCGCCACGGACCACGCTGATCGAGCGATCTCTGGCCGATGACTATGGCACGAGCGTCACCCCAATCCGGAATGCCGCTTCTCAGCTTGTTGGCGAACGACTGCTCACACCGCACGCGGGAGGCGGCTACGAAATACCGAATATCGGTGTGACCGAACTACGGGACCTGTACTTTTGGCATGGCCACCTTGTTCGCAGCGCACTGAATCCCAAACGCATCGACGCCAAACCAGCGGTGCAGATGGTCGTCGATCCTCTTCCGGAGCTGACGACGCCGGCGAGCATTGCGACTGCTACGGCTCGCCTGTTTTCAGCAATAGCGGCTGTATCATCAAGTGGCGAACTTGCGTGCGCGGTCGCGTCAGCTGGTGAGCGACTCAGTGCAGCGAGGTTGAGGGAGACTGTGGTTCTCAACGGAGTGGCGGACGAGCTCAGGGCGGTGCAGGCCTTGACCGTGCAAGGTCGATGGCCAGACCTCGTCCGGTCAATTTGGGCCTATCATCGCAGGCGCCAGCGACGAGTAATTGAAATTGCCGCGGCCGTCGGAAGTCCTGACCGCGATGATCTTTCATTTTGA
- a CDS encoding benenodin family lasso peptide: MNHEQNDDLIDLGAVTEETKGVGEILTDGVGGQLPRAGLSDD; encoded by the coding sequence ATGAACCACGAACAGAATGACGATCTCATCGATCTCGGCGCCGTCACCGAGGAAACCAAGGGTGTGGGCGAAATCCTGACCGACGGCGTCGGTGGACAACTTCCCCGCGCCGGTCTTTCGGACGACTGA
- a CDS encoding lasso peptide biosynthesis B2 protein, protein MNYALRDGLSFCSAESRTIILDLHSGRYVALADCNHDAFRRWVTEQDPSETDRHQLKKLAERGILAVVDNAAIPKPITTVLPIATHDRSATISPIETIRALIARLLWKRRLRRWTLQRIVARLKKNAIEVEQPRSEAALASILRAFEFTDLLVGSHDRCLERSLALVATCRNRGLQAEVVVGVQTDPFAAHCWVQRGATVLNERPDRVRMFMPILVA, encoded by the coding sequence ATGAACTACGCACTTCGCGATGGGCTCAGTTTCTGTTCCGCAGAAAGCCGCACAATTATTCTCGATCTCCATTCCGGGCGCTACGTTGCGCTTGCCGACTGCAATCACGACGCTTTTCGTCGCTGGGTCACCGAGCAGGACCCGTCAGAGACCGACCGTCATCAGCTGAAGAAGCTGGCGGAGCGAGGGATTCTAGCGGTGGTCGATAACGCCGCCATACCCAAACCGATAACGACAGTTTTGCCGATTGCGACGCACGACCGTAGTGCCACCATATCGCCTATCGAGACCATCCGTGCACTGATAGCGCGGCTTCTCTGGAAGAGGCGACTAAGGCGTTGGACTCTTCAACGCATCGTCGCGCGGCTCAAGAAGAACGCGATTGAGGTTGAGCAACCGCGGAGCGAAGCGGCGCTCGCTAGCATCCTGCGGGCGTTCGAGTTTACCGATCTACTGGTAGGAAGCCATGATCGATGTCTGGAACGATCCTTGGCGCTCGTCGCCACATGTCGCAATCGTGGACTACAGGCCGAGGTCGTAGTGGGCGTGCAGACAGATCCGTTTGCAGCGCACTGCTGGGTGCAACGTGGAGCCACCGTCCTTAATGAGAGGCCTGATAGAGTCCGGATGTTCATGCCCATTCTGGTGGCATAA